CGGGCGCAGCAGTTCCTGCTGTGGGGGCTCGGGTCGTTCTCCGCGACGACCTGGTCGGACCTGCGCGTGCTCGCGCCGTGCGTCGTCGCGGGGCTCGCGGCCGCCGCCGCGTCCGCCCGCGCCCTCGACGCGCTGCTGCTCGGCGAGGCGTACGCCCGGACCATGGGCGTCGACGTGCGCCGCACCCGCCTCCTCACGCTGCTCTCGGCGTCCCTGCTGGCCGGCGCGACGACGGCGTTCTGCGGGCCGGTCGCGTTCCTCGGGCTGGCGGTGCCCCACCTGGCCCGGCGGGCGTTCGGGACGTCGGGGCACCGGGTGCTGCTGCCGGGGTGCGCGGTGCTCGGCGCGGTGCTGGCGCTGGTGTGCGCCGTCGTGTCGCAGGCCCCGGGGTCCGGGACGGTGCTGCCGCTCAACGCGGTGACGTCGTTCGTCGGGGCGCCGGTCGTCGTGGCCGTCCTGCTGCGCAGCCGGGTGGCGCTGTGAGCGGGCTGGTGCTCGACGGGCTCACCACCGGGTACGGCGGCCGCCGCGGCCGCCCGGTGTCCACCGCCCTGTCCGCGGCGGCCCTGAGGGGCACCCTCACAGCGGTGCTCGGGCCCAACGGCTCCGGCAAGTCGACCCTGCTGCGCACCCTCGCCGGCCTGCAGCCCGCGCTCGGCGGGCGGGCGCTGCTCGACGGCGAGGACCTGCTCGCGCTGCCCGGCCCGGAGCGCGCGCGGCGGGTCGGCGTGGTGCTGACCGAGCGCGTCGAGCCCGGCCTGCTCACGGCGCGGGACGTCGCGGCGCTGGGGCGCACGCCGCACCTGCCCTGGGGCGCGCGGCTGCGCCCGCAGGACGACGAGGCCGTCGGCTGGGCGCTGGACGCCGTGGGCGCGGCGGGCCTGGCGGGCCGGCGCTTCGCCGAGCTGTCCGACGGCGAGCGCCAGCGGGTGCTCACCGCGCGGGCGCTCGCCCAGGAGCCGGGGCTGCTGCTGCTCGACGAGCCGACCGCGTTCCTCGACGTGCCGGCGCGGGTGTCGCTGCTCGCCCTGCTGCGCCGCCTCGCCGCCGAGCGGGACCTCGTCGTCGTGCTGTCGACGCACGACCTGGAGCTCGCGCTGCGCCTCGCGGACCGGGTGTGGCTGGTGGGGGCGGACGGCGCCCTGCGTGAGGGGTCCCCCGAGGCGCTCGCCCTCGACGGCACCCTCGGCGCCGCCTTCGACCGCGACGGCCTGCACCTCGACCCGCAGCGCGGCGCCTTCGTCCTCGACCCCGGCCCCGACGCCCCCGTCGCCCGCTGCGCCGACCCCGTCGCCGCCCGCGCCCTCGCCCGCCGCGGCTGGCGCGTCGTCCCCGACGGCGACGCCGAGCTCGCCGTCACCCCCGCCGCCGACGGCCTCGTCGTGACCCACCGCGGGGTGCGGCGGGTGGTCGCGTCCGTCGACGACCTGCCCTCCCCGCGTTGACCACGCGGAGCACCCGTACGGGTGCCTCGCGAGGCGTCCTGGCCTCGTGAGGCACCCGTACGCCTTGTCCGGCGCCACCTGCGGCCGCGACCATGCGCGGGTGGCGGAGTCGTACGGGCGTCGGGTGCAGTCGCGGATCTACCGCGAGGGGGTGCTCGGCCGGCGCCCGGCGGTCCCCGTCGACCCCGTACGCCTCGCCGCCGCGGCCCGCCGCCGCATGCCGCGGCGCGCGTGGGCGTACGTCGCCGGCTCCGCGGGGCAGCAGGCGACGGAGCGGGCGAACCGGGCGGCGCTCGACGCGTGGCGCATCGTGCCGCGGATGCTCCGCGCCGTGGAGGAGCGCGACCTGTCGGTCGAGCTGTTCGGGCAGCGCTACCCCGCACCGGTGCTGCTCGCGCCCATCGGGGTCCTGGAGATGGCGCACCCCGAGGCGGACCTGGCCGTCGCGCGCGCGTCGGCGCGGCTGGGCCTGCCGATGCTCGTCTCGACGCAGGGGTCGGCGCCGGTGGAGGCGACGGCAGCGGCGGCCGGCGCGACCGCGCCCTGGTTCCAGCTCTACTGGAGCCGCGAGCCGGACCTCGTCGCGAGCATGGTCCGCCGTGCCGAGGCCTCCGGGTGCCGCGCGCTCGTCGTCACCGTCGACACCCACCTGCTCGGCTGGCGCCCGCAGGACCTCGACCTCGGCCACCTGCCGTTCGCCCGCGGCCTCGGCATCGCGCAGTACACCAGCGACCCCGTCTTCGCCCGCCTCGTCGCCGAGCGCCCGCGCAGCCGCACGTCCGCGCGGCCCACCCCCGCGGCGGTCGGCGCGCTGCTGTCCATGGCCCGGCACCACCCGGGGGGCACGTGGGCGAACCTGCGCTCCCCCGCGCCCCGCGCCGCCGTCGAGACGTTCCTCGACGTCTTCAGCAACCCCGCGCTCACGTGGGACGACCTCGGCCGGCTGCGCGGCCTCACGAGCCTCCCGGTGCTGGTCAAGGGCGTCCAGACCCGCGAGGACGCCCGGCTGGCCGAGGAGCACGGCGCCGACGGCGTCGTCGTGTCGAACCACGGCGGCCGGCAGGTCGACGGCGCGCTCGGCTCGCTCGACGCCCTCGCGGACGTCGCGGGCTCGGTCGACGTGCCGGTCCTCTTCGACAGCGGCATCCGCGGCGGCGCCGACGCCTTCAAGGCGCTCGCCCTGGGCGCCCGGGCCGTCCTGCTCGGTCGCCCGTACGTCTACGGCCTCGCCCTCGCCGGCGAGGAGGGCGTCGTGCAGGTGGTCGAGCACCTCGTCGCCGAGCTCGACCTCACCCTCGGGCTGGCCGGCTGCCGGACCCTCGCCGACGTGGGACCGGCGGCGGTCCGGCGCTGCTGAGCACGCCGCGCACCGGAGGGCGACCCCCCGGGACTCAGGGCACGTACGCCACGCTCCACCGCACGTCGACCCCGTAGTGGAAGCTGGAGCCGTCGCTGCTGGGCGGGCAGTCGAGGCGCATCTGGGCGCCCGTGACCTCCTCCCACGGCCCGGACGGCAGCGGCAGGCGCACGCCCCACGAGCCCGCTGCCTCGTCCGGCTCGAGGAAGCCGTCCTCCTCCAGGCCGCGCGACGCGACCCACACGTGCTGCTCCCCGTCCCGCACCCGCTGGGGCTGACCGACGTGGGCGAACCCGAGGGCGTACGGGCGGGCGGTCTCGCCCCAGTCGTCGATGTCGGCCGTGGGGCGGTGGAACTCCTGCAGGAGGACCGGGTCCGGCGCCCTCCGGTGCAGCACCTGGAACGTGAACGACGCCTCGCCGTAGCCGCCCGGGTCGCCGTCGTCGTACACGTGCAGCGTGGGGAACTCGACCGTCAGCTGCCGTCGCAGGGTGTCCAGCTCGGTGACGAGGACGTCCCAGTCACCGGCGTCGTCGGCGACGACGACGGTGCAGAAGCGGTGCTGCCCGGGCAGCAGCGGCAGCAGGACGAGCTCGTGCAGGGTGCCCGTGCCGTCGCGGGTCGCCCGGGCCTCCGCCACGGCCGTGAGCACGGGGAAGCCGGCGGGCCCGAGGACCGGCGGTACGGGCGTCACGGCGGCGAGCACGACCCGGGTCGGCACGTGCGTCGCCACCGACTGGCGGTGCCACGTGCCACCGGTCTGCTGGCCCCGGTCGCTGATCAGGTCGCGCCGCCCCAGCAGGCAGTGGACCCGCACGTACGCCTCCGCGCGGAGCTGCTCCTCGACCTCCTCGGACGGCATGAGCCCGTCGCGGTAGACGACGACCTGCAGGACCTCCCCCGGCCGCAGCACGAACGCGAAGCTGCCGCGCTCCTCCGCGTCCGCCTCGCCGACGA
The sequence above is a segment of the Vallicoccus soli genome. Coding sequences within it:
- a CDS encoding ABC transporter ATP-binding protein, encoding MSGLVLDGLTTGYGGRRGRPVSTALSAAALRGTLTAVLGPNGSGKSTLLRTLAGLQPALGGRALLDGEDLLALPGPERARRVGVVLTERVEPGLLTARDVAALGRTPHLPWGARLRPQDDEAVGWALDAVGAAGLAGRRFAELSDGERQRVLTARALAQEPGLLLLDEPTAFLDVPARVSLLALLRRLAAERDLVVVLSTHDLELALRLADRVWLVGADGALREGSPEALALDGTLGAAFDRDGLHLDPQRGAFVLDPGPDAPVARCADPVAARALARRGWRVVPDGDAELAVTPAADGLVVTHRGVRRVVASVDDLPSPR
- a CDS encoding alpha-hydroxy-acid oxidizing protein encodes the protein MAESYGRRVQSRIYREGVLGRRPAVPVDPVRLAAAARRRMPRRAWAYVAGSAGQQATERANRAALDAWRIVPRMLRAVEERDLSVELFGQRYPAPVLLAPIGVLEMAHPEADLAVARASARLGLPMLVSTQGSAPVEATAAAAGATAPWFQLYWSREPDLVASMVRRAEASGCRALVVTVDTHLLGWRPQDLDLGHLPFARGLGIAQYTSDPVFARLVAERPRSRTSARPTPAAVGALLSMARHHPGGTWANLRSPAPRAAVETFLDVFSNPALTWDDLGRLRGLTSLPVLVKGVQTREDARLAEEHGADGVVVSNHGGRQVDGALGSLDALADVAGSVDVPVLFDSGIRGGADAFKALALGARAVLLGRPYVYGLALAGEEGVVQVVEHLVAELDLTLGLAGCRTLADVGPAAVRRC